A region from the Gottschalkia purinilytica genome encodes:
- a CDS encoding GNAT family N-acetyltransferase, translating into MTTIERVKESELADLSRLYYQLVSKNTNINTLKKVFNKIKSNPSHYLLGVKINKKLVGTATVILCNDLTGECRPFIVVENVIIDENYRGKGYGKMLFKKIEQIANENNCHYIIVVSNKSRKISHKFYTNLGFNSKDNLAFKKYLK; encoded by the coding sequence TTGACAACAATAGAAAGAGTAAAAGAGTCAGAGTTAGCCGATCTATCTAGACTTTACTATCAGCTTGTTAGTAAAAATACTAATATAAATACATTAAAAAAGGTTTTTAATAAAATAAAATCTAATCCTAGTCATTATTTACTTGGAGTAAAAATTAATAAAAAGTTAGTTGGAACAGCAACTGTCATACTATGCAATGATTTAACAGGAGAATGTAGACCTTTTATAGTTGTTGAAAATGTTATTATAGATGAAAACTACAGAGGGAAAGGTTATGGAAAAATGCTTTTTAAAAAAATAGAACAAATTGCCAATGAAAACAATTGCCACTATATAATTGTAGTTTCTAATAAAAGTAGAAAAATTTCACATAAATTTTATACTAATTTAGGATTTAATAGTAAAGATAATTTAGCTTTCAAAAAATATCTTAAATAA
- a CDS encoding methionine ABC transporter ATP-binding protein gives MISIKNLNKVYKIKENTVHAVKDVNLEIPKGEIFGIIGLSGAGKSSLIRTLNRLEDPTDGSIIIDGIEITKLNKKQLRNLRKEIGMIFQHFNLLSSRTVFGNIAYPLEIAGLSKDQIKDRVLELLSLVGLSDKVNAYPSQLSGGQKQRVAIARALANNPKILLCDEATSALDPQTTKSILNLLKEIQQKFGLTVVLITHQMEVIREICNRVAIIENGEIIELDTVEEVFARPKTETAKAFVSHIHPSSQSEIVFPKVPNSKVIKLSYLGESAKKPIITDLIRSFKIDINIISGDINELMSTSVGHLVVQITGEKEEISKAIDWLNDQDISLEVIWNG, from the coding sequence ATGATAAGTATAAAAAACTTAAATAAAGTATATAAAATAAAAGAAAATACAGTTCATGCTGTAAAAGATGTAAACTTAGAAATTCCTAAAGGAGAAATATTTGGAATAATAGGATTAAGTGGCGCTGGTAAGTCTTCTCTTATAAGAACTTTAAATAGACTAGAAGATCCTACTGATGGTTCTATAATCATAGATGGTATAGAAATAACTAAACTTAATAAAAAACAATTAAGAAATCTTAGAAAAGAAATCGGAATGATTTTCCAACACTTTAATTTATTAAGCTCTAGAACTGTATTTGGAAACATTGCTTATCCATTAGAAATTGCAGGATTAAGTAAAGATCAAATAAAGGATAGAGTGTTAGAATTGTTATCTCTTGTAGGACTAAGTGATAAAGTAAATGCTTATCCATCACAATTAAGTGGCGGACAAAAACAAAGAGTAGCTATAGCTCGTGCATTAGCAAATAATCCTAAGATTCTTCTTTGTGATGAGGCTACTTCTGCTCTCGATCCTCAAACTACAAAATCCATATTAAATCTGTTAAAAGAAATTCAACAAAAATTCGGATTAACTGTAGTTCTTATAACTCATCAGATGGAAGTTATTCGTGAAATATGCAATAGAGTGGCGATTATAGAAAACGGAGAAATAATTGAGCTTGATACAGTTGAAGAAGTTTTTGCAAGACCGAAAACCGAAACAGCCAAAGCTTTCGTATCTCATATTCATCCTAGTAGTCAAAGTGAAATAGTTTTTCCTAAAGTTCCTAACTCTAAAGTTATAAAGCTTAGTTACTTAGGAGAATCTGCTAAGAAACCTATAATAACTGATTTAATAAGGAGTTTTAAAATAGATATAAATATTATTTCTGGAGATATAAATGAGCTTATGAGTACTTCCGTAGGCCATTTAGTAGTTCAAATCACTGGTGAAAAAGAAGAAATAAGTAAAGCAATAGATTGGCTAAATGATCAAGATATATCTTTGGAGGTGATCTGGAATGGATAA
- a CDS encoding methionine ABC transporter permease, whose protein sequence is MDNITSLLLPALWETLYMVSVSTIISVLLGLPLGILLVITEKGGLWEKPIINSVLGTIINVCRSFPFLILMILVFPLSRVIVGTTIGTTATIIPLAISATPFVARVIESSLREVDNGLIEASLSMGSTTSQVIFKVLLPEAMPSLVSNVTLTIINLIGYSAMAGALGGGGLGNLAINYGYYRFQSDLMVVAVIVLIVLVQAIQFLGNIIALAISKKR, encoded by the coding sequence ATGGATAATATAACATCTCTACTATTGCCAGCACTTTGGGAAACTTTATATATGGTATCAGTTTCTACTATAATTTCTGTTTTACTAGGATTACCTCTTGGTATATTATTAGTTATAACTGAAAAAGGCGGTTTATGGGAAAAACCTATAATAAATTCAGTACTAGGTACTATTATAAATGTTTGTAGATCTTTTCCATTTTTAATTCTTATGATTTTAGTTTTCCCATTGTCTCGTGTAATTGTAGGAACAACAATAGGAACTACTGCAACTATAATACCGTTAGCTATTTCAGCTACACCTTTCGTAGCTAGAGTTATAGAAAGCTCTTTAAGAGAAGTAGATAATGGATTAATAGAAGCTTCATTATCTATGGGATCTACAACTTCCCAAGTTATATTTAAAGTATTACTACCAGAAGCTATGCCTTCTTTAGTAAGTAATGTTACTCTAACTATTATAAATTTAATAGGATATTCCGCTATGGCAGGAGCCTTAGGTGGTGGTGGACTTGGAAACTTAGCTATAAACTATGGATATTATAGATTCCAAAGTGATCTAATGGTTGTCGCAGTGATAGTTTTAATAGTTTTAGTACAAGCTATACAATTTTTAGGAAACATAATAGCATTAGCTATTAGCAAAAAAAGATAA
- a CDS encoding MetQ/NlpA family ABC transporter substrate-binding protein, whose translation MKKSLSVLLLVFTLITGLIVSGCSKESPDNKKSEASQNGNETKKEVVLKVGASPVPHSELLNLVKDDLKEQGIILEIKEFNDYVQPNIALNDKQLDANFFQHKPYLDEFIEAKGVDLVSLGQVHVEPLGLYSESIKSLDELKDGATIAIPNDPTNGGRALLLLQNQGLIKLKENAGLTATSNDIDKNPKKLKFEELDAAQIPRTLKDVDAAVINGNFALDAGLVPTKDALTVSKDKKDDLVLEGKESPYANIIAVRKGEENNENLKALLKALQSDKVKKYIEENYKGGVVPAF comes from the coding sequence ATGAAAAAATCTTTAAGTGTCTTACTACTTGTTTTTACTCTTATAACTGGCCTTATTGTAAGTGGATGCTCAAAAGAATCTCCAGATAATAAAAAATCTGAAGCTTCTCAAAATGGTAATGAAACTAAAAAAGAAGTTGTTTTAAAAGTAGGTGCTTCACCAGTACCTCATTCTGAATTATTAAACTTAGTAAAAGATGATTTAAAAGAACAAGGAATTATTTTAGAAATTAAAGAATTTAATGACTATGTTCAACCAAATATAGCTTTAAACGATAAACAATTAGATGCAAACTTTTTTCAACATAAGCCTTATTTAGATGAATTTATTGAAGCAAAGGGAGTAGATTTAGTATCTTTAGGACAAGTACACGTTGAGCCTTTGGGACTATATTCTGAATCTATAAAATCATTAGATGAACTTAAAGATGGAGCTACTATAGCAATTCCTAACGATCCAACTAATGGTGGTAGAGCTTTGTTACTTCTTCAAAATCAAGGATTAATCAAGCTTAAAGAAAATGCAGGCCTTACGGCTACAAGTAACGATATAGACAAAAACCCTAAAAAACTAAAATTTGAAGAATTAGATGCTGCTCAAATTCCTAGAACTTTAAAAGATGTTGATGCTGCCGTTATAAACGGAAACTTTGCTTTAGATGCTGGGTTAGTTCCTACAAAAGATGCTTTAACTGTTAGTAAAGATAAAAAAGATGATTTAGTTTTAGAAGGAAAAGAATCTCCATATGCTAACATCATAGCTGTAAGAAAAGGAGAAGAAAACAACGAAAACCTTAAAGCTCTTTTAAAAGCTTTACAATCAGATAAAGTTAAAAAATATATTGAAGAAAACTATAAAGGCGGGGTTGTTCCTGCATTCTAA
- the metH gene encoding methionine synthase — translation MKLKELLKKKIAVLDGAMGTAIQNYKLDESDYRGERFKDSSFQLKGNNDVLVLTKKDLVKEIHKGYLDAGADIIETNTFNSNRISQKDYGLENIVYELNKEAAIIAKEIAQEYTRLNPNKPRFVAGSVGPTNKTASISPDVENPGYRGVTFDELVETYKEQVEGLIDGGVDAILIETIFDTLNARAAIYAVNLINEEKNIEMPIMISGTLTDRSRRTLSGQTLEAFLASIKNDYVISVGLNCSFGAKELIPFIKKLSKTAPYYISVYPNAGLPNRFGEYDEKPEETVKYLKELVEEEHINIVGGCCGTTYNHIKAISKLVEDKNPRLIPDIKTETILAGLEVIKVSRENNFLNIGERTNVAGSKKFARLIREKKYEEALAIAREQVENGAQAIDVNFDDGMLNSEEEMDIFLKLLASEPEISRVPIMIDSSKFSVILSGLKAIQGKPVVNSISLKNGEEEFIEQASIIKRFGAAVVVMAFDEKGQADNYNRKIEVCKRAYDILVEKVKFPREDIIFDPNILAIATGIEEHNSYGVDFIRATKWIKENLPGAKISGGLSNLSFSFRGNNVIREAIHSVFLYHAIEAGMDMAILNPGMIQIYDEIDKELLKKVEAVVLNTHKGAAEELIEFAESYKDSSEKEEENKLKWREENVSERLKYSLIKGITDFIEQDVEEARQSYDKALEVIEGPLMDGMKVVGDLFGEGKMFLPQVVKSARVMKKAVSVLMPYIENEKDTKGKGAGKILLATVKGDVHDIGKNIVGVVLACNNFEVIDLGIMVTAEEIIRVAKEENVDVIGLSGLITPSLDEMVNVAELMEKEGLDIPIMIGGATTSKVHTAVKISPQYRGRVVYSLDASKSVEVAKNLADKDKREPYLEKIKKEYSSLRDTYLNKEQNLISLREARNKKLNIDWDNMNLKIPEFIGVRRINLSVKELRKYIDWTYFFIEWGMRKKYPMVIEDEKYGEEAKKLIKDANNILDELEKDEKLVPNGVFGIFKANSVGEDIEVYNEKGDILEIFNNLRRQRLNENGNCLSIGDFIASKESNKEDFIGAFIVTSGNRIEELYNNYKNNNDEYNAIMIKILGNRLAEAFAEALNKKLWKDYWSFENTMGIRPAFGYPSLPDHSEKTKLFNLLNGSENTDVILTETYMMKPVGSVCGLYFTHEFASYFSVDNIDEEQIVDYAKRKGKDLEFIKRMLGNNYKER, via the coding sequence ATGAAATTAAAGGAGTTATTAAAGAAAAAAATAGCGGTTCTTGATGGTGCAATGGGAACAGCTATTCAAAATTATAAATTAGATGAAAGTGATTATAGGGGAGAAAGATTTAAAGACTCATCTTTTCAACTTAAAGGAAATAATGATGTTTTAGTTTTAACTAAGAAAGATTTAGTAAAAGAGATTCATAAAGGATATCTTGATGCTGGAGCAGATATTATAGAAACTAATACATTTAACTCTAATAGAATATCTCAAAAAGATTATGGTTTAGAAAACATTGTATATGAATTAAATAAAGAAGCTGCCATTATTGCCAAAGAAATAGCGCAAGAATATACAAGGCTAAATCCTAATAAACCAAGATTTGTAGCAGGTTCTGTTGGACCTACTAACAAAACAGCTTCTATATCTCCAGATGTAGAAAACCCAGGATATAGAGGAGTAACATTTGATGAACTTGTAGAAACATATAAAGAACAAGTTGAGGGACTTATAGATGGTGGAGTAGATGCTATTCTTATAGAGACTATATTTGATACATTAAATGCAAGAGCTGCTATATATGCTGTGAATCTTATAAATGAAGAAAAAAATATTGAGATGCCTATTATGATATCAGGTACTCTTACAGATAGAAGTAGAAGAACTCTTTCAGGTCAAACACTGGAGGCCTTTTTAGCTAGTATTAAAAATGATTATGTTATATCAGTAGGACTTAACTGTTCATTTGGAGCTAAAGAACTTATTCCATTTATTAAAAAGCTTTCAAAAACAGCACCATACTATATAAGTGTATATCCAAATGCTGGTCTGCCTAATAGATTTGGTGAGTATGATGAGAAGCCAGAAGAAACAGTTAAATATTTAAAAGAACTTGTAGAAGAAGAACATATAAATATAGTTGGTGGGTGTTGTGGAACAACATATAACCATATAAAAGCTATATCGAAGCTTGTAGAAGATAAAAATCCTCGTTTGATTCCAGATATAAAAACAGAAACTATTCTTGCAGGACTTGAAGTTATTAAGGTTTCAAGGGAAAATAATTTTTTAAATATAGGAGAAAGAACTAATGTTGCAGGTTCTAAAAAGTTTGCAAGACTTATAAGAGAAAAAAAGTACGAAGAAGCACTTGCTATAGCAAGAGAACAAGTAGAAAATGGAGCTCAAGCAATAGATGTTAACTTTGATGATGGAATGTTAAATTCTGAGGAAGAAATGGATATTTTTTTAAAACTACTTGCATCAGAGCCAGAAATTTCTAGGGTTCCTATCATGATAGATTCTTCAAAGTTTTCAGTCATACTAAGCGGACTTAAAGCTATACAAGGAAAGCCAGTGGTAAACTCTATAAGTCTTAAAAATGGAGAAGAAGAATTTATTGAACAAGCTAGTATTATAAAAAGGTTTGGTGCTGCTGTAGTAGTTATGGCTTTTGATGAAAAAGGACAAGCAGATAATTACAATAGAAAGATAGAAGTGTGTAAAAGAGCATATGATATACTGGTTGAAAAAGTAAAGTTTCCAAGAGAAGACATAATATTTGATCCCAATATATTAGCTATAGCAACAGGGATAGAAGAACATAATAGCTATGGAGTAGACTTTATAAGAGCCACTAAATGGATAAAAGAAAATTTACCTGGAGCTAAAATATCAGGTGGACTTTCTAATCTCTCATTTTCTTTTAGAGGAAATAATGTAATAAGAGAAGCTATTCATTCAGTATTTTTATATCATGCTATAGAAGCTGGTATGGATATGGCTATATTAAATCCTGGTATGATTCAAATATATGATGAAATAGATAAAGAACTTCTAAAAAAAGTTGAAGCGGTAGTTTTAAATACTCATAAAGGTGCTGCTGAGGAACTTATAGAGTTTGCAGAAAGTTATAAAGATTCTTCGGAAAAAGAAGAAGAGAATAAGTTAAAGTGGAGAGAAGAAAATGTAAGTGAAAGACTTAAATATTCTCTTATTAAGGGTATAACAGATTTTATTGAACAAGATGTTGAAGAAGCAAGACAAAGTTATGATAAAGCTCTTGAAGTTATAGAAGGACCCCTTATGGATGGAATGAAAGTAGTAGGAGATTTATTTGGAGAAGGAAAGATGTTTTTACCTCAGGTTGTTAAAAGTGCAAGAGTTATGAAAAAAGCAGTAAGTGTTCTAATGCCCTATATAGAAAATGAAAAAGATACAAAAGGTAAAGGGGCAGGGAAAATACTTCTTGCAACTGTTAAAGGAGATGTACACGATATAGGTAAAAATATAGTTGGAGTAGTTCTTGCTTGTAATAACTTTGAAGTTATAGATCTCGGTATAATGGTAACTGCTGAAGAAATCATAAGAGTTGCAAAAGAAGAAAATGTAGATGTTATAGGGTTAAGTGGACTTATAACTCCTTCACTTGATGAAATGGTAAATGTAGCAGAACTTATGGAGAAAGAAGGACTAGATATACCTATAATGATAGGAGGTGCTACAACTTCAAAAGTTCACACAGCAGTAAAAATATCTCCACAATATAGGGGAAGAGTAGTATATTCATTAGATGCTTCAAAATCAGTTGAAGTAGCTAAGAATCTTGCAGATAAAGATAAAAGAGAACCTTATCTTGAAAAGATTAAAAAAGAATATTCTTCTTTAAGAGATACTTATTTGAATAAAGAACAAAACTTAATTTCATTAAGAGAGGCTAGAAATAAAAAGCTAAACATAGATTGGGATAACATGAATTTAAAGATACCTGAATTTATAGGGGTTAGAAGGATAAATCTTTCAGTAAAGGAACTTAGAAAATATATTGATTGGACTTATTTCTTTATAGAATGGGGAATGAGAAAGAAATATCCTATGGTAATAGAAGATGAAAAATACGGAGAAGAAGCAAAAAAATTGATCAAGGATGCAAATAACATCCTAGATGAATTAGAAAAAGATGAAAAGTTAGTTCCAAATGGTGTATTTGGAATATTTAAAGCAAATTCAGTAGGAGAAGATATAGAAGTATATAATGAAAAAGGAGATATCTTAGAGATATTCAATAATTTAAGAAGACAAAGATTAAACGAAAATGGTAACTGTTTATCTATAGGGGATTTTATAGCATCAAAAGAAAGTAATAAAGAAGACTTTATAGGTGCATTTATTGTTACATCAGGAAATAGAATAGAAGAGCTTTATAATAACTATAAGAATAATAACGATGAATATAATGCAATAATGATAAAGATATTAGGAAATAGACTAGCAGAAGCTTTTGCAGAAGCTCTAAATAAAAAACTATGGAAAGATTATTGGTCATTTGAAAATACTATGGGAATTAGACCAGCATTCGGTTATCCTTCACTTCCGGATCATTCGGAAAAGACAAAGCTATTTAATTTGCTAAATGGAAGTGAAAATACTGATGTGATATTAACAGAAACATATATGATGAAACCAGTGGGAAGTGTATGTGGTCTATATTTTACTCATGAATTTGCAAGCTATTTTTCTGTAGATAATATAGATGAAGAACAGATAGTAGATTATGCAAAAAGAAAAGGTAAAGATTTAGAATTTATTAAAAGGATGCTAGGGAATAACTATAAGGAAAGATAA
- a CDS encoding GNAT family N-acetyltransferase has translation MIRRATINDLKYILDIYNFYVMNSVSSFDTSIRTVEGGEKWFNEHDDKYPIIVYEDNDIEGWASLSKWASHDGYIGTVELSIYVKHDSKGKQIGKKLFESIIKKAKELNYHCIISRITEGNEVSRKMHENYGFTYIGVMKEVGKKFDKYLDVHLYQYIIE, from the coding sequence ATGATTCGTAGAGCAACAATTAATGATTTAAAGTATATATTGGACATATATAATTTTTATGTAATGAACTCTGTATCTTCATTTGATACTAGTATAAGAACTGTGGAAGGTGGAGAAAAGTGGTTTAATGAACATGATGATAAGTATCCTATAATAGTATATGAAGATAACGATATAGAAGGCTGGGCATCATTAAGTAAATGGGCATCTCATGATGGATATATAGGAACAGTTGAACTTTCAATTTATGTAAAGCACGATAGTAAAGGAAAGCAAATAGGAAAAAAATTATTTGAATCTATAATAAAGAAAGCTAAAGAATTAAACTATCATTGTATAATATCTAGAATTACAGAAGGAAATGAAGTAAGTAGAAAAATGCATGAAAACTATGGCTTTACATATATAGGAGTTATGAAAGAAGTTGGTAAAAAATTTGATAAGTATTTAGATGTGCATTTATATCAATATATTATAGAGTAG
- a CDS encoding DUF4097 family beta strand repeat-containing protein: MKLKTIFIICIVVGIGSILASGVLYFLGGNEILKVRNNDKSINKTVIKEEFIDNIQTIKIKSSVSDIYLEYTDTDKLKLELINPLKRSKEPLIIKNDGKKLNIDVNKIYIGMGNNNINVYSTLNVYIPKKYKENIDIRSDVGKLNGEYSGKNLDLRVDVGNIDLEINEIKYGKISTDVGNINVKIKEENDITFDLETDVGKIENMLKNIKINSKENSLPGISQSLNFDVNKGGNLIKLRSNLGSIKVYD, from the coding sequence ATGAAACTAAAAACTATATTTATAATATGTATTGTGGTAGGAATTGGATCTATATTAGCATCAGGAGTATTATACTTTTTAGGAGGAAATGAGATTCTAAAGGTTCGAAATAATGATAAATCTATAAATAAAACAGTGATTAAAGAAGAATTTATAGATAATATACAAACAATAAAAATAAAATCTAGTGTTTCAGATATATATCTAGAATATACTGATACAGATAAATTAAAGTTAGAACTTATAAATCCACTTAAGAGATCAAAAGAACCACTTATAATAAAAAATGATGGTAAAAAATTAAACATAGATGTAAATAAGATATACATAGGCATGGGTAACAATAATATTAACGTATACTCAACTTTAAATGTATATATACCTAAGAAATATAAAGAGAATATTGATATTAGATCGGATGTTGGAAAATTAAATGGAGAATACTCAGGAAAAAACTTAGATTTAAGAGTTGATGTAGGTAATATAGACTTAGAAATAAATGAAATAAAATATGGTAAGATATCTACAGATGTAGGAAATATAAATGTAAAAATAAAAGAAGAAAATGATATAACTTTTGACCTAGAAACGGATGTAGGAAAAATAGAGAATATGTTAAAAAATATAAAAATAAATAGCAAAGAAAATAGTTTACCAGGTATATCACAAAGCTTAAATTTCGATGTAAATAAAGGTGGTAATTTAATAAAATTAAGATCTAATTTAGGAAGTATAAAAGTATATGATTGA
- a CDS encoding PadR family transcriptional regulator, with protein MNSQFKKGVLELCVLSTLSNKDCYGYELVETISKNIQISEGTIYPLLRKLVNEGYCTTYLKESQEGPPRKYYTLTELGIEIKDNLIEEWYEFVDGVEGVLSINK; from the coding sequence TTGAACTCACAGTTTAAAAAAGGAGTCTTAGAACTTTGTGTTTTATCTACTCTTTCTAATAAAGATTGTTATGGATATGAACTTGTTGAAACCATATCTAAGAATATACAGATATCAGAAGGAACAATATATCCACTTTTAAGAAAACTAGTAAACGAAGGGTATTGTACAACATATTTAAAAGAATCTCAAGAAGGGCCACCTAGAAAATATTATACTCTTACAGAACTTGGAATAGAAATAAAGGATAATTTAATAGAAGAATGGTATGAATTTGTTGATGGAGTAGAAGGGGTTTTATCTATAAATAAATAG